The following proteins are encoded in a genomic region of Arachis stenosperma cultivar V10309 chromosome 4, arast.V10309.gnm1.PFL2, whole genome shotgun sequence:
- the LOC130974675 gene encoding cell wall / vacuolar inhibitor of fructosidase 1-like encodes MAKNLNHPSLIFTIVVLIIMPLGKCRVFHPNDETLIQSTCNQTMYPNLCVQILNSYPSSRNADLRGLALNMVDFMKSRSIVAVNKIHRLQQSATGRFKGALDSCIGHYNDGILKGDVPEAISGIQTNNPKFAENAVADAANEAYFCEQGFNGNSPLNNENKAVRDSANMARVIVRMLY; translated from the coding sequence ATGGCAAAAAACTTGAATCACCCATCTTTAATCTTCACAATTGTTGTTCTAATCATCATGCCGCTTGGTAAATGTAGGGTTTTTCACCCTAATGATGAGACACTAATTCAATCCACATGCAACCAAACAATGTATCCAAATCTGTGTGTCCAAATCCTCAATTCATACCCAAGTAGCAGAAATGCTGATCTCAGAGGGCTAGCACTAAACATGGTTGATTTCATGAAATCAAGATCAATTGTTGCAGTGAACAAGATTCATCGACTCCAACAAAGTGCTACTGGTAGATTTAAGGGTGCCTTGGATTCATGCATTGGCCATTATAACGATGGAATCTTAAAGGGTGATGTGCCAGAAGCCATTAGCGGAATTCAGACTAATAACCCTAAGTTTGCTGAAAATGCTGTTGCTGATGCAGCTAATGAGGCTTACTTTTGTGAGCAAGGGTTCAATGGTAATTCACCATTAAACAATGAAAACAAAGCTGTGCGTGATAGTGCAAATATGGCAAGAGTTATTGTTAGAATGTTGTATTAG
- the LOC130974676 gene encoding uncharacterized protein LOC130974676, producing MVPDQRNELPNMDMHTFASMMNQFNIMQSQQARNNMSPLTDPSSPYYLHPVGKSNVESVEVKNKVKFVDGSIAKPDENDSLYEAWDRCNNIVISWITLALSPEIAQSVIWHDIAADLWRDLKHRYSQGDIFKMAELDDELSTIKQGELSVTKYFTKLKAIWEELENLRPIPPCVTCAATNCACGLEMVRKYREDAYVVRFLKGLNEAYSHVKSQVMLMKPMPKIDQAFFMLLQQERQINQTEPVFDARTLMSASSNTPQANRGRGRGRGAGRGRGRTPSKHCSYCGKTGHLVDVCYKKHGMPPHLKQGGTSFINNVAAEENPDTNSSAIEEESKAELEFILEQKRALLSLLQQSDAQQIQKMIGTTNQVVSLPSNQANEAMSCEQQFSGNNSPLTKENIDICVMWHMLQELLLDYY from the exons ATGGTGCCAGATCAGAGAAACGAGCTTCCAAACATGGACATGCACACCTTCGCAAGCATGATGAATCAATTCAACATCATGCAGTCTCAGCAAGCAAGGAACAACATGAGTCCTCTCACAGATCCATCAAGCCCGTACTACCTGCATCCTG TTGGGAAGAGCAATGTGGAGAGCGTTGAGGTCAAAAATAAGGTAAAATTTGTTGATGGTTCAATTGCAAAACCAGATGAGAATGATTCACTGTATGAAGCATGGGATAGATGTAATAATATCGTCATTTCTTGGATAACCTTGGCATTAAGTCCAGAAATTGCTCAAAGTGTGATATGGCACGATATTGCAGCAGATTTGTGGCGAGACCTAAAACACCGGTATAGTCAAGGGGATATATTCAAGATGGCCGAACTTGATGATGAACTAAGCACAATCAAGCAGGGTGAACTCTCTGTCACAAAATACTTCACCAAATTGAAGGCAATTTGGGAAGAACTTGAAAATCTGCGACCCATACCTCCTTGTGTAACGTGTGCAGCAACTAACTGTGCATGTGGTCTGGAGATGGTCAGAAAGTACAGAGAAGATGCCTATGTGGTACGATTCCTGAAAGGATTGAATGAAGCTTACTCTCATGTGAAATCACAAGTCATGTTGATGAAGCCAATGCCAAAGATTGATCAAGCCTTCTTCATGCTACTTCAGCAAGAACGGCAAATAAATCAGACTGAACCTGTATTTGATGCTAGAACCCTCATGAGCGCTTCAAGCAACACTCCTCAAGCAAATAGAGGAAGGGGGCGTGGCAGAGGAGCTGGCAGGGGAAGAGGGAGAACACCTTCCAAACATTGTTCATATTGTGGTAAGACTGGCCACTTGGTTGATGTATGTTACAAGAAACACGGAATGCCACCTCATCTCAAACAAGGTGGAACAAGCTTCATCAACAATGTAGCTGCTGAAGAGAATCCTGACACAAACAGCAGCGCCATTGAAGAGGAAAGTAAGGCTGAGCTAGAGTTTATCCTAGAGCAAAAACGCGCACTACTGTCTCTGCTGCAGCAATCAGATGCACAACAAATCCAAAAGATGATAGGTACAACAAACCAAGTGGTATCACTCCCATCCAACCAAG CTAATGAGGCCATGTCTTGTGAGCAACAGTTCAGTGGTAATAATTCACCACTCACCAAAGAGAACATTGATATATGCGTGATGTGGCACATGTTGCAGGAGCTATTGTTAGACTACTATTGA